In one window of Frigoriglobus tundricola DNA:
- the ribA gene encoding GTP cyclohydrolase II, translated as MPRSAEGFCTIDEALEELRAGRMIVLVDDEHRENEGDVVMAAEAMTPAAINFMIRHACGRLCVSFSRPHAERLGLDLLPGVNLDPTATPFTHNFDARFGISTGISAFDRCRTVQVCADPASGPNDLVRDKGHMDGLIARPGGVLVRAGHTEGSVDLCRLAGLREIAVICEVLNEDGSMARLPDLRGFCAKHAIKMCTIADLIEHRRRREKLVTREIALKLPTDFGTFDLFAYSSLVDQEPHLALTLGGIGLSDGAPGASAVPVQDQPVLVRMHSECLTGDVLHSAKCDCGPQLQYAMRQVAEAGRGAIVYMRQEGRGIGLLNKLKAYKLQQEEGLDTVEANKRLGFAPDLRHFGIGAQILHDLGVRDIRLLTNNPRKVIGLEGYGLRIVERVPIQMLPGAHNRSYLQTKKDKLGHLLDEFEPGEGD; from the coding sequence ATGCCCCGTTCGGCCGAAGGGTTCTGTACCATCGACGAGGCCCTTGAGGAACTCCGCGCCGGCCGCATGATCGTTCTCGTGGACGACGAGCACCGCGAGAACGAGGGTGACGTCGTGATGGCGGCGGAGGCGATGACCCCGGCCGCCATTAACTTCATGATCCGGCACGCCTGCGGCCGGCTGTGCGTGTCCTTTTCGCGGCCGCACGCCGAGCGGCTCGGCCTCGACCTCCTGCCCGGCGTTAATCTCGACCCGACCGCGACCCCCTTCACGCACAACTTCGACGCCCGGTTCGGCATCTCGACCGGCATCTCGGCGTTCGACCGCTGCCGCACCGTCCAGGTGTGCGCCGATCCGGCCTCCGGCCCGAACGATCTGGTCCGCGACAAGGGGCACATGGACGGCCTCATCGCCCGCCCCGGCGGCGTGCTGGTGCGCGCGGGGCACACGGAGGGGAGCGTCGACCTGTGCCGGCTCGCCGGCCTCCGCGAGATCGCCGTCATCTGCGAGGTGCTGAACGAAGACGGCAGCATGGCCCGGCTCCCGGACCTGCGCGGGTTCTGCGCGAAGCACGCCATCAAGATGTGTACCATCGCGGACCTGATCGAGCACCGCCGGCGCCGGGAGAAGCTCGTCACGCGCGAGATCGCGCTGAAACTGCCCACCGACTTCGGCACATTCGACCTGTTCGCGTACTCCTCGCTCGTGGACCAGGAACCGCACCTCGCGCTCACGCTCGGCGGTATCGGCCTTTCGGACGGCGCCCCCGGGGCGTCCGCGGTGCCCGTGCAGGACCAACCGGTGCTGGTGCGGATGCACAGCGAGTGCCTGACGGGCGACGTGTTGCACTCCGCGAAGTGCGATTGCGGTCCGCAGTTGCAGTACGCGATGCGGCAGGTCGCCGAAGCCGGCCGCGGGGCGATCGTGTACATGCGCCAGGAGGGCCGCGGGATCGGGTTGTTGAACAAACTGAAGGCGTACAAGCTCCAGCAGGAGGAGGGGCTGGACACGGTCGAGGCCAACAAGCGCCTCGGCTTCGCGCCGGACCTCCGGCACTTCGGTATTGGCGCGCAGATCCTGCACGACCTCGGCGTGCGCGACATCCGCCTGCTCACGAACAACCCGCGCAAAGTGATCGGCCTGGAGGGCTACGGGCTCCGGATCGTGGAGCGGGTGCCCATCCAGATGTTGCCCGGCGCGCACAACCGCAGCTACCTGCAAACGAAGAAAGACAAGCTCGGTCACCTGCTCGACGAGTTCGAACCGGGCGAAGGGGACTGA
- a CDS encoding fatty acid desaturase family protein: MRSGPEPPLPTLDELGRDLLDLPRCRVAVSLGTPFALAGAYFGFALTGWWPVAVGCVVALSFVTYGSVSHDLVHRTLRLPKRWNEFFLTAIELLMLRSGRAYRLAHLNHHARYPALLHDDPEAAAAHAGPLAALASGPLFFFRLWWWACRRYPAHRTRLWLEGVGIASLIGAAVFIAVYGHSVVPLVYVGLVYTGTWIVPFATAHVPHTPDGTGPLSQTRRFRGRIARLVALDHLYHLEHHLYPRVPHHRWPELARRLDPFLDDRGVRVIRLWW, encoded by the coding sequence ATGCGTTCCGGACCCGAGCCGCCCCTACCGACACTCGACGAACTCGGGCGTGACCTGCTCGACCTGCCGCGCTGTCGGGTTGCGGTGTCGCTGGGCACACCGTTCGCGCTTGCGGGTGCGTACTTCGGGTTCGCGCTCACGGGGTGGTGGCCGGTGGCGGTCGGGTGCGTGGTCGCCCTCAGTTTCGTGACGTATGGCTCCGTCTCGCACGATCTCGTTCACCGGACGTTGCGATTGCCGAAGCGCTGGAACGAGTTCTTTCTCACCGCTATCGAGTTGCTCATGCTCCGCAGCGGCCGTGCCTATCGGCTCGCGCACCTCAACCATCACGCGCGTTACCCGGCCCTTCTGCACGACGACCCGGAAGCGGCGGCCGCGCACGCGGGGCCGCTCGCTGCGCTGGCGAGCGGCCCCCTGTTCTTTTTCCGATTGTGGTGGTGGGCGTGCCGGCGCTACCCGGCGCACCGCACGCGGTTGTGGCTCGAAGGCGTGGGGATCGCGTCGCTGATCGGTGCGGCCGTCTTCATTGCGGTGTACGGACACTCGGTTGTTCCGCTCGTGTACGTGGGCTTGGTTTACACGGGCACATGGATCGTGCCGTTCGCGACTGCGCACGTTCCGCACACACCGGACGGCACCGGGCCGCTCTCACAGACGCGCCGGTTCCGCGGTCGGATCGCGCGACTCGTCGCGCTGGATCACCTGTACCATCTGGAACACCACCTGTACCCTCGCGTCCCGCACCACCGGTGGCCGGAACTGGCCCGCCGGCTCGACCCGTTTCTGGACGACCGGGGCGTGCGCGTCATTCGACTCTGGTGGTAG
- a CDS encoding Uma2 family endonuclease — MNTTTRPASPSPLLSASGFKRFTPAQYHTLIDSGIIMEGEPIELLEGYLVEKGMRNPPHEMSLRRLTARLPRHVPGWFLQVQGAISLGASEPEPDGVLLRGDETTCDGRLPTAADLGLIVEVSDSTLSFDRRDKGRIYARAGVPVYWIVNVADRQIEVYTDPDTTADPPAYRARTDYRPGDAVPIVLDGATVGAVPVSDLLP, encoded by the coding sequence ATGAACACGACGACCCGGCCGGCTTCCCCGTCGCCACTCCTATCAGCGTCAGGCTTCAAGCGGTTTACGCCCGCACAATATCACACGCTCATCGACAGCGGCATCATCATGGAAGGCGAACCGATCGAGTTACTCGAAGGTTACCTGGTGGAAAAAGGAATGCGAAATCCACCGCACGAAATGTCGCTCCGCCGGCTCACCGCTCGATTGCCCCGGCACGTGCCCGGATGGTTCCTTCAAGTGCAAGGCGCGATCTCTCTCGGTGCGAGTGAACCGGAACCGGACGGTGTGCTGCTTCGCGGCGACGAAACCACCTGCGACGGGCGGTTACCAACAGCCGCCGACCTGGGACTCATCGTCGAAGTCAGCGACTCCACCCTCAGCTTCGACCGGCGCGACAAGGGGCGCATCTACGCCCGCGCCGGCGTCCCGGTGTACTGGATCGTAAACGTCGCGGATCGGCAAATCGAAGTGTACACTGACCCCGACACGACCGCGGACCCGCCCGCGTACCGCGCCCGCACCGACTACCGGCCCGGCGACGCGGTGCCGATCGTGCTCGACGGGGCCACGGTCGGGGCGGTACCCGTGAGCGATCTGCTGCCGTAA
- the ppdK gene encoding pyruvate, phosphate dikinase gives MSAKYVYSFGGKTADGDGKMKDLLGGKGANLAEMCKIGIPVPPGFTITTEVCAAYYEQGKKIPEAAVPQIDEALKKVEAEFGKKFGDPSDPLLVSVRSGAALSMPGMMNTILNLGLTDASVEGVAHKTGNPRFAYDSYRRLIDMFGSTAMGLEHEHFEHELHSMKHAKGVKLDTDLSADDLKELVKRYKAVYKKDVGEDFPQDPKKQLYLAINAVFNSWNGNKAIEYRRIERITGLKGTAVNVQAMVFGNMGNTSGTGVAFTRDPNTGENVFYGDYLINAQGEDVVAGIRTPEPIAKLHEDMPKVYEQLVGIRAALEKHYKEMQDIEFTVQEGVLYMLQTRTGKRTGSAAVRIAVEMANEKLIDETTAVKRVAPDSLNHLLQPQLDPKSKVEIVAQGIAASPGGASGIVLLSAQAVVDHAAKHPSDAIMLVRKETSPEDVAGMHLAKGILTSTGGKASHAAVVARGWGKPCVVGCEAMKIDEAAQTISIAGKTVKAGEFITINGTTGDVMIGKVPTVAPSMTGDFATLMTWADKVRKLKIRTNADSPADAAKAREFGAQGIGLCRTEHMFFGKDRIAAVREMILAPDVAGREKALAKIEPFQRADFVGLFEVMDGLPVTIRLLDPPLHEFLPQKDNVAGAEEVAKQTGTTVEKIFERVEELHEMNPMMGFRGCRLPLVFPEIGDMQVRAIIEAAIEVKKKGKSVLPEIMIPLVGVVEELIILKKRAIAVAEECMKAAGVQVEYQIGTMIELPRACIAADKIAEEAEFFSFGTNDLTQMTFGFSRDDIKGFMPTYLKDKILPIDPFQTIDFNGVGELMKIGIQKGRASRTAKHNQHLKIGICGEHGGDPDSVMFCHAIGMDYVSCSPFRVPIARLAAAQAALGEAGKRDK, from the coding sequence ATGAGCGCGAAGTACGTCTACTCCTTCGGCGGAAAGACCGCCGACGGCGACGGTAAGATGAAAGACCTGCTCGGCGGAAAGGGCGCCAACCTCGCCGAAATGTGCAAGATCGGCATCCCCGTCCCGCCCGGGTTCACCATCACGACGGAAGTGTGCGCGGCCTACTACGAACAGGGGAAGAAGATCCCCGAGGCCGCCGTCCCGCAGATCGACGAGGCCCTCAAGAAGGTCGAGGCCGAGTTCGGCAAGAAGTTCGGCGACCCGAGCGACCCGCTCCTCGTCTCGGTCCGCTCCGGGGCCGCGCTGTCCATGCCCGGGATGATGAACACCATCCTCAACCTCGGCCTCACCGACGCGAGCGTCGAGGGCGTGGCCCACAAGACCGGCAACCCCCGCTTCGCCTACGACAGCTACCGCCGCCTCATCGACATGTTCGGCTCCACCGCGATGGGCCTCGAGCACGAGCACTTCGAGCACGAGCTGCACTCGATGAAGCACGCCAAGGGGGTCAAGCTCGACACCGACCTCAGCGCCGACGACCTCAAGGAACTGGTGAAGCGGTACAAGGCCGTGTACAAGAAGGACGTGGGCGAGGACTTCCCGCAGGACCCGAAGAAGCAACTGTACCTCGCCATCAACGCCGTCTTCAACTCGTGGAACGGCAACAAGGCCATCGAGTACCGCCGCATCGAGCGCATCACCGGCCTCAAGGGCACGGCGGTGAACGTGCAGGCGATGGTGTTCGGCAACATGGGCAACACGTCCGGCACCGGCGTCGCGTTCACCCGCGACCCGAACACCGGCGAGAACGTGTTCTACGGCGACTACCTCATCAACGCCCAGGGCGAGGACGTGGTCGCCGGCATCCGCACCCCGGAGCCGATCGCCAAGCTGCACGAGGACATGCCGAAGGTGTACGAGCAGCTCGTCGGCATCCGCGCGGCGCTGGAGAAGCACTACAAGGAGATGCAGGACATCGAGTTCACGGTGCAGGAGGGCGTCCTGTACATGCTCCAGACCCGGACCGGCAAGCGCACCGGCTCCGCCGCCGTGCGGATCGCCGTCGAGATGGCGAACGAGAAACTGATCGACGAGACGACCGCGGTGAAGCGCGTCGCCCCGGACAGCCTGAACCACCTGCTCCAGCCGCAACTCGACCCGAAGTCGAAGGTCGAGATCGTGGCCCAGGGCATCGCGGCCAGCCCCGGTGGCGCGTCGGGCATCGTGCTGCTGTCCGCGCAGGCCGTCGTCGACCACGCCGCGAAGCACCCGAGCGACGCGATCATGCTCGTCCGCAAGGAGACCAGCCCCGAAGACGTGGCCGGTATGCACCTGGCGAAGGGCATTCTGACCAGCACCGGTGGTAAGGCGAGCCACGCGGCCGTGGTCGCCCGCGGGTGGGGCAAGCCGTGCGTCGTCGGCTGCGAGGCCATGAAGATCGACGAGGCCGCCCAGACGATCAGCATCGCCGGGAAGACGGTGAAGGCCGGCGAGTTCATCACCATCAACGGCACGACCGGCGACGTGATGATCGGCAAGGTGCCGACCGTCGCCCCGAGCATGACCGGCGACTTCGCCACCCTGATGACCTGGGCCGACAAGGTCCGGAAGCTGAAGATCCGCACCAACGCGGACTCGCCCGCGGACGCCGCGAAGGCCCGCGAGTTCGGCGCCCAGGGCATCGGCCTGTGCCGCACCGAGCACATGTTCTTCGGCAAGGACCGGATCGCCGCGGTCCGCGAGATGATCCTCGCCCCGGACGTGGCCGGCCGGGAAAAGGCCCTCGCCAAGATCGAGCCGTTCCAGCGGGCCGACTTCGTCGGGCTCTTCGAGGTGATGGACGGGCTGCCGGTCACCATCCGCCTGCTCGACCCGCCGCTGCACGAGTTCCTCCCCCAGAAGGACAACGTGGCGGGCGCGGAAGAGGTCGCCAAGCAGACCGGCACGACCGTGGAGAAGATCTTCGAGCGCGTCGAGGAGCTTCACGAAATGAACCCGATGATGGGGTTCCGCGGGTGCCGCCTGCCGCTCGTGTTCCCCGAGATCGGTGACATGCAGGTGCGGGCCATCATCGAGGCCGCCATCGAGGTGAAGAAGAAGGGCAAGAGCGTGCTGCCCGAGATCATGATCCCGCTCGTGGGCGTGGTCGAGGAGCTGATCATCCTCAAGAAGCGGGCGATCGCGGTGGCCGAGGAGTGCATGAAGGCGGCCGGCGTGCAGGTCGAGTACCAGATCGGCACCATGATCGAGCTGCCGCGGGCCTGCATCGCCGCGGACAAGATCGCGGAGGAGGCCGAGTTCTTCAGCTTCGGCACGAACGACCTGACGCAGATGACGTTCGGCTTCAGCCGGGACGACATCAAGGGCTTCATGCCCACCTATCTGAAGGACAAGATCCTGCCGATCGACCCGTTCCAGACGATCGACTTCAACGGGGTCGGCGAGCTGATGAAGATCGGCATCCAGAAGGGCCGGGCGAGCCGCACGGCGAAGCACAACCAGCACCTGAAGATCGGCATCTGCGGCGAGCACGGCGGCGACCCGGACAGCGTGATGTTCTGTCACGCGATCGGGATGGACTACGTGAGCTGCTCGCCGTTCCGGGTGCCCATCGCCCGCCTCGCCGCGGCGCAAGCGGCGCTGGGCGAAGCCGGAAAGCGCGACAAGTAA